The segment AGAGTTTTGCCTGGATAATTCCAACCCCGAGTCAACCAAAGGTTAGTAAGGGTTCAGACGAATTGTTCACGTCTTTGGCGGAGCTGACGAACGTTTATAAAGGTGTCCAGCGGAACACGATGGATGTTGGTTATGGGGTGACGCAGGCGATAGAAGAGGACGTCAGGGTGATAGAAACAAAAAAGATAGATTATTATGATGTGACTGTTCTCGAGGCAAACGAGGCGACATCTTTGAGCCGGTGGTTGAATGATAATGGTTATAATTACCCTGAGTCCGGTAGGTATATTTTAGAAGATTATATAAAAAATGGTTGGTATTTTACAGCCGTGAAAATTAATGATGAATATTGGTCAGAGGCTCTAAAGGGGCAATTGAGAACCGGACATGCTACGCCTCTAAAATTTCAATTTAAAACCGATAAGATTGTTTACCCAATGAGAATTTCTTCAATAGTTGATTATGCGATTGACGGTCAGAATAATCCCTATGGGTATTATTATAATAGGAATGTCGGGGTGTTGCTCTATGTAATCGCCGACAATAAACAGACATTGCCAGGTTTTAATATTGATTATGCCGGGTATATAAAAAAAGAGACAATAGAAAAATTGGCTTATAATGACCAAGGTAGCCCATGGCTAAAAACAGAAAATAATAAGTATTTTTTAACAAAATTATATCGTTCAATGGGCAGAGCGGAGATGACCAGCGATTTGTATTTTCGTCAGGCAGACGATAACAAAACAGTAAATGCCCCAGAGGAGCAAATTAATAAATATGCTGGTTTTATTATTGTTGCTTCTGTGGGTGGTTTTATTTTTTTGGTTTTGTTGATTTTGTTATTTATTCAGGGTAGAAGGAAGGAATAATAAAAAATGAAAATTATAAAATAATTAATTATAAAATATATGCCTAATGTTTTACCTCAAGGGCAGACGTCAACGCCCGAGAGCACGCCCAAAAAGCACAGGGTTTCTTTTCTGGCAGTAGTTTTAACGATGATTTTGGCGGTTGTTATTATTCTTTTGGGGGAAAGGATAATGTTCGATCTAAATAGAGCCGCCAACCCATTAGTGAAAGATAATGTGGTTTATAACAATTATGACTATACATCGGGTTATATGGGTGGGGGCATGAGCGCTGGTTTGGTAATGGAAAAATCTTCTCTCTCTGGTGCGAGGGTTTATTATTATGGTAGCCAGTCTGGCCAGTATAAGTTATATAAAATTTTGATTCACGCCGCTTTTGTTTTGCCAATTTTCCTTTTGTTTTTTTTGGTTTATTATTGGGTGAATATAAGGAACCGCGGTTCTTATTTGAAAGTCGTAGTCTGGGGTTATATGGTGGGGGCTATTTGGTTTTTGCTGCACCTGATTGGTGAAACGGCAGGTTATGTGATTGATCAATATAAAAATTCAGCGGTTTATATTATTTTAGTATTTATAGCTGTAGTTTTGACATCATTAGCTGTTTTTTTACAGAAGAAGAGTAATATTAATAACGAAAATTAATATTTATGCATTACGAGATAAAAAAGATAGATATTTGGACGCTAGCTAGATATTCTGGGGTATTTTTCTTTTTGCCAGCGTTGATTCCCATGGTCGTTGGTTTGTTGACCATGGCCTTGTATAGATATGGCAGGTTTGACTTTCAGCAGCTTTTTTTTATTATCTTGCCGTTGTTGGTTTATGTGGTGGGATTTTTGGTGGGTTTGATTTTTGGTTTAATTTATAATGTTTTAGCAGGTCGGATAGGTGGGATTAGGCTGGAGATTGATTATAGCGAGGAACAAAAATAGTTTTATTTATGCAAATAAAGGTGGACAACTTTGAGGGCCCGCTTGATTTGTTGCTACACTTAATAGAGAGTGAGGAATTGGATATTACGACAGTTTCTTTGGCTCAAGTAGCGGATCAGTATATTGGGTACATTGAATCTTTGCCGGAAAAGCAGCCGGATTTGTTGGCTGATTTTTTGTTGATTGCCGCCAAACTTTTGTTGATAAAATCAAGGGCTTTATTGCCAGAAATATTTCAAGACGAAGACGGTTCTTTGTACGATCTGGAGAGGCAGCTCAAGATGTATAAGAAGTATTTGGAGGCAAGCAAGGAAATAGAAAAATTGGTGGCCCAAAAAAGGTTTGCCTTTGGGCGACCAGAATATATCAGGCCGGCTGGGGCAAAATTTGTGCCGCCAAAACAACTTAACAAAAACAAATTACATCAGACAATGAAGACAATAGTGGGTGAGCTCAGTGCTTTGGCGCGCTTACCAAAAAAATCTTTGGAGCGAGTGATCTCAATAAAAGAAAAAATAGAAGAAATCAGGCAATTATTAAAACAGAGAGATTTTATACATTGGCACGAGCTGATAGAAAAAGCCAAAGACAAGACAGAAATTATTGTGAGTTTTTTGGGGATATTGGAGCTCAATAAGCAAAAAAATCTCGAGATAGAGCAGGCCGAGGTTTTTGGAGAGATAAAAATAAAAAATATAAATAATATTGTTTTATGATTAGTTCAAAAGTAGAGTCAATTTTATTTGTTTTAAATAAGCCAATTGGAATAAAGGATTTGGCCAAAATATGCGAACGGTCGGTCGAGGAGATCGAGGTGGTATTGGAAAATTTGAAAAATAAATATAATCACAAAGAAAGTGGCATTAATGTTTTGGTTACCGGCAAAGAGGTGCAGATGGTTAGCAACCCAGAAAATAGAAAGCTGATAGAGGGTTTGGTCAAGGAAGACATAGAGGGGGAGCTCACCAGACCGCAGTTGGAAGCGTTGACGGTGATAGCTTATCGAGGGCCGATCACAAAGATGGAGCTGGAGCAGATACGCGGGGTTAATTGTACTTTAATCTTGAGGAATTTGATGATAAAAGGGTTGGTAGAGGTAGAGGAGGATAAAATAATAGACAATAATAAATATAGAATAACGGTAGATTTTATGAGACACCTTGGTATAATGGAACAGGGTGAGTTGCCAGACTATGAGGAATTATCAAAATCAGAAACAATAGAGGAGGTAATGCGAGGTAATATTAATTAGTATGTTTAATTTTTTAGTAAGTATATTGATAGCCAGTCAGTTGGTAGTGCCGCTGACAGAAATAGCTAATATTGTCGACCAAAAGGAGACATACCCGAGGAGGATAGATAATGGTAGCTTTGGTCCGGTGATTGAAGCCGGGAGCGCGCTTGTGATGGACGCAGAGTCGGGCAAGGTTTTATATCAAAAGAATGGTTTCGAGCCGAGGCCAATAGCGAGTATAACCAAACTAATGACAGCTTTGGTTTTTTTGGAAAATAATTTGGAGTGGGACAGGGAGGTAGTAATAACAAAAGATGATAAAGAAAGTGGTGGGAAGGTGGTGGTGTCTCCGGGTGAAAAACTGAAACTAAGAGATTTGTTTAATGTGGC is part of the Candidatus Kuenenbacteria bacterium genome and harbors:
- a CDS encoding DUF2330 domain-containing protein, whose translation is MIKKTSVLFLLLAFFLPLVGVRADGMIIPEPNYHAWETDQKAVIFYEGGQETLVVSTSFQGDAKSFAWIIPTPSQPKVSKGSDELFTSLAELTNVYKGVQRNTMDVGYGVTQAIEEDVRVIETKKIDYYDVTVLEANEATSLSRWLNDNGYNYPESGRYILEDYIKNGWYFTAVKINDEYWSEALKGQLRTGHATPLKFQFKTDKIVYPMRISSIVDYAIDGQNNPYGYYYNRNVGVLLYVIADNKQTLPGFNIDYAGYIKKETIEKLAYNDQGSPWLKTENNKYFLTKLYRSMGRAEMTSDLYFRQADDNKTVNAPEEQINKYAGFIIVASVGGFIFLVLLILLFIQGRRKE
- a CDS encoding segregation/condensation protein A, with product MQIKVDNFEGPLDLLLHLIESEELDITTVSLAQVADQYIGYIESLPEKQPDLLADFLLIAAKLLLIKSRALLPEIFQDEDGSLYDLERQLKMYKKYLEASKEIEKLVAQKRFAFGRPEYIRPAGAKFVPPKQLNKNKLHQTMKTIVGELSALARLPKKSLERVISIKEKIEEIRQLLKQRDFIHWHELIEKAKDKTEIIVSFLGILELNKQKNLEIEQAEVFGEIKIKNINNIVL
- the scpB gene encoding SMC-Scp complex subunit ScpB, with amino-acid sequence MISSKVESILFVLNKPIGIKDLAKICERSVEEIEVVLENLKNKYNHKESGINVLVTGKEVQMVSNPENRKLIEGLVKEDIEGELTRPQLEALTVIAYRGPITKMELEQIRGVNCTLILRNLMIKGLVEVEEDKIIDNNKYRITVDFMRHLGIMEQGELPDYEELSKSETIEEVMRGNIN